One window of the Archaeoglobus sulfaticallidus PM70-1 genome contains the following:
- the fni gene encoding type 2 isopentenyl-diphosphate Delta-isomerase encodes MGENQTSSRKLDHIRICVEEDVESEYTGLEDVMLLHNSLPELDLADIITEVRFLGSKLSAPLLIASMTGGHPDTKDINRNLAMAVEETGIGMGVGSQRAAIEDKSLEDTFSIVREHAGNAFIYANIGIPQIIKHGVEYAEKAVEMIDADALAIHLNYMQEVVQPEGDVYARNGYSAIENVVKEIKVPVIVKETGGGISNRVARKLRNCGVEAVDVGGAGGTSWTAVEFYRTKDDIGKRIAIDFWDWGIPTSFSIIECAEILPVIATGGLRSGLDVAKCIALGAEIGSSALPFLHAAMRSSDEVVKEINYFIKGLKVAMFLTGSRRVKDLRDCRIVVSGKLKEYIEVTGIDVVKFCESRNKGGFL; translated from the coding sequence ATGGGTGAGAATCAAACCTCAAGTCGAAAGCTCGACCATATAAGGATATGCGTCGAGGAGGATGTTGAATCCGAATATACCGGGCTGGAAGATGTCATGCTCCTCCACAACTCACTTCCTGAACTTGATTTAGCAGACATCATAACGGAAGTTAGGTTTTTGGGTAGCAAACTCTCAGCACCACTCCTAATAGCCTCCATGACCGGTGGTCATCCGGATACAAAGGATATAAACAGAAATCTTGCGATGGCCGTTGAGGAGACGGGAATAGGCATGGGAGTTGGGAGTCAGAGAGCGGCTATAGAGGATAAAAGCCTCGAGGATACCTTCAGCATTGTCAGAGAGCATGCTGGAAACGCCTTCATATATGCCAACATAGGTATCCCTCAGATAATAAAGCATGGGGTTGAGTACGCTGAAAAGGCCGTTGAGATGATCGATGCCGATGCTCTGGCAATACACCTGAACTACATGCAGGAGGTTGTCCAGCCGGAAGGAGATGTTTACGCAAGAAACGGCTATTCTGCGATAGAAAATGTCGTGAAGGAAATTAAGGTTCCGGTTATTGTGAAGGAGACTGGCGGGGGGATATCTAACAGGGTTGCCAGAAAACTCAGGAATTGTGGAGTTGAGGCTGTGGATGTCGGAGGAGCTGGAGGGACAAGTTGGACTGCCGTGGAATTCTACAGAACCAAAGATGATATTGGAAAGAGGATAGCCATAGACTTCTGGGACTGGGGAATACCGACGAGCTTTTCGATAATTGAATGTGCAGAGATTCTGCCGGTTATAGCTACCGGCGGGCTGAGAAGTGGCTTAGATGTTGCAAAGTGCATAGCTTTGGGAGCGGAAATCGGAAGTTCGGCACTTCCCTTCCTTCATGCAGCCATGCGGTCTTCAGATGAGGTTGTTAAAGAAATAAACTACTTTATAAAGGGTTTGAAGGTTGCGATGTTTCTCACTGGCAGCAGAAGGGTTAAAGATTTACGGGATTGCAGAATCGTTGTTAGCGGAAAGCTCAAAGAGTACATCGAGGTTACAGGTATTGATGTGGTAAAATTCTGCGAAAGTAGGAATAAAGGAGGGTTTTTATGA
- a CDS encoding isopentenyl phosphate kinase, producing MRDDEIIILKIGGSIITDKSKGSFEKAKFDVIERISREISQFLMENRKKIILVHGAGSFGHPHVEKYNLKEKKELRGVLTTHFACKRLNSIVCDKLLENGVHALGIHPLTSFFLDEKLNINIDLFLDMLTEDIIPVTHGDMIYNRKRKFFEVLSGDSIISALMGELSDRKLRVGLATDVDGVIYDGRVVKEINADNFEEVLSAIDKSAMDAERKSDVTGGMKGKIGALFRSIHGSEVRIFNGAIEGNIIKFLKGEALGTLIRGK from the coding sequence TTGAGGGATGATGAGATAATTATACTCAAGATCGGTGGATCGATCATAACGGATAAATCAAAGGGGAGCTTCGAGAAAGCAAAATTCGATGTGATAGAGAGGATTTCCAGGGAAATCAGCCAGTTTTTGATGGAGAACAGGAAAAAGATTATACTGGTCCATGGAGCAGGTTCTTTCGGGCATCCGCATGTCGAGAAATACAACCTGAAAGAGAAGAAAGAGTTGAGAGGAGTTTTAACAACTCATTTTGCCTGCAAGAGACTGAACTCGATTGTATGCGATAAACTTTTAGAGAATGGAGTTCATGCTCTGGGAATCCATCCCTTAACGAGCTTTTTCTTGGATGAAAAGCTGAACATCAACATCGATCTCTTTCTGGATATGCTGACAGAGGACATAATTCCTGTTACTCATGGCGACATGATCTACAACAGAAAGCGAAAGTTCTTCGAGGTTCTTTCAGGAGATTCAATAATCTCCGCCTTGATGGGAGAGCTTTCTGACAGAAAGCTGAGAGTTGGATTAGCAACTGATGTCGATGGAGTGATTTATGATGGCAGGGTTGTTAAGGAAATCAACGCAGATAACTTTGAAGAGGTTTTATCCGCAATAGACAAATCTGCAATGGATGCAGAGAGAAAATCGGATGTTACCGGTGGAATGAAGGGAAAGATCGGAGCCCTGTTCAGATCCATTCATGGTTCTGAGGTGAGGATATTCAATGGAGCGATTGAGGGAAACATTATTAAGTTTCTGAAAGGTGAGGCATTAGGCACACTTATCAGGGGGAAATGA
- the rqcH gene encoding ribosome rescue protein RqcH, which translates to MKQMSAVDIKAIISELKVIEDGRIDKIYHNPPDEIRIRIRKPGSKFELIIEAGKRIHLTKFPRQAPRIPSSFAMLLRKHLEGGRIRRIYQHDFDRIVFVEVEREEKKVLIAEIFKKGNVILADENWKIIMPLKPFFKSGETYRLPKPQKSPFELKKEDLDVLGDKEIVKALATSLSVGGIYAEEICLRAGINKKKLASELNDEEKDRIVRAVEEIFLPIANESFKPHILIKEGEYADFLPIELRIFDDYEKKYFDSFNDAVDEFYSRKIVEEAEKREEENKELQRLRKRLEDQLSAKERFEREMDELRKKGDFIYEQYTKIEKILDVFRKAREKKSWDEIKEIVKKDKKLRELVKDINSAENRVSVRLDGYTIDLYLDKTLPQIADIYYSKAKKIRQKYEGVLKAIDNTKAAMEKIKNEKRFVTSIRVSRKREWYERFRWFITSEGFLVIGGRNAKMNEEIVSRYMEKNDLFFHTQVPGAPATILKNGQSAGEKSLEEAAIFSATYSSLWREGKYSGEVYYVRPEQVKRSAKAGEYLARGSFYIEGKRNYISAEVSCAIGVDLKNLRVIGGPKSAVEKYADYFVEIDIGDKTPNEISIEIASKLVEMAKEDEKYIVRSISTPDEIMKFLPPGKSRIK; encoded by the coding sequence ATGAAACAGATGTCAGCCGTTGACATCAAAGCCATTATTAGCGAGCTTAAGGTAATTGAGGATGGTAGAATCGACAAGATATACCACAATCCTCCAGACGAGATAAGGATAAGGATCAGAAAGCCCGGAAGCAAGTTTGAGCTTATCATAGAGGCAGGAAAGAGAATACACCTGACAAAATTCCCAAGACAGGCTCCAAGAATTCCTTCGAGTTTTGCAATGCTCCTCAGAAAGCACCTCGAGGGAGGGAGGATAAGGAGAATTTATCAGCACGACTTCGACAGGATCGTGTTTGTTGAAGTTGAGCGAGAGGAGAAGAAGGTACTGATTGCAGAGATCTTCAAAAAGGGCAATGTCATTCTCGCCGATGAGAACTGGAAGATAATCATGCCTTTAAAGCCATTTTTCAAATCTGGAGAGACTTACAGGCTACCCAAACCCCAAAAAAGCCCGTTTGAGCTCAAGAAAGAGGATCTCGATGTGTTGGGTGACAAAGAGATCGTAAAGGCTCTCGCAACAAGCCTGAGCGTTGGCGGGATTTACGCTGAGGAGATCTGCCTGAGGGCTGGAATCAACAAGAAAAAGCTGGCTTCTGAGCTGAATGATGAAGAGAAGGATAGAATCGTTAGGGCTGTGGAGGAGATATTCTTGCCAATAGCAAACGAGAGTTTTAAACCACACATTCTCATAAAAGAAGGAGAGTATGCTGACTTTCTTCCGATAGAACTCAGAATTTTCGACGACTATGAGAAGAAGTACTTCGATAGCTTTAACGATGCAGTTGATGAGTTCTACTCGAGAAAAATAGTCGAAGAAGCTGAGAAAAGGGAGGAAGAGAACAAAGAGCTTCAGAGACTCAGAAAGAGACTTGAAGACCAGCTATCAGCTAAAGAGAGGTTCGAGAGAGAGATGGACGAGCTGAGAAAAAAGGGTGATTTCATCTACGAGCAATACACGAAAATCGAGAAGATCCTGGATGTTTTCAGGAAAGCAAGAGAGAAGAAGTCATGGGATGAGATTAAAGAGATAGTGAAAAAAGACAAAAAGCTGAGAGAGCTTGTTAAAGACATAAACTCAGCAGAGAACAGGGTTAGCGTGAGACTCGATGGATATACAATCGACCTCTACCTCGACAAAACCCTCCCTCAGATTGCAGACATCTACTACAGCAAGGCGAAGAAGATAAGACAGAAGTACGAGGGAGTGCTTAAGGCAATCGATAACACAAAAGCAGCCATGGAAAAGATAAAGAACGAAAAGAGATTCGTAACGAGCATAAGGGTCTCGAGAAAGAGGGAGTGGTACGAGAGATTCAGGTGGTTTATAACGAGTGAGGGTTTTCTGGTTATAGGGGGCAGAAACGCGAAGATGAACGAAGAGATAGTCTCCAGATACATGGAAAAGAACGATCTGTTCTTCCACACCCAGGTTCCCGGAGCTCCGGCAACAATACTCAAGAATGGTCAGAGTGCCGGGGAGAAGAGCCTGGAGGAGGCTGCAATTTTCTCCGCCACATACTCATCCCTCTGGAGGGAGGGTAAGTACAGCGGAGAGGTTTATTATGTCAGGCCTGAGCAGGTTAAGAGGAGTGCAAAAGCGGGAGAGTACCTCGCCAGAGGGAGCTTCTACATCGAGGGAAAGAGGAACTACATTTCAGCAGAGGTGTCGTGTGCCATAGGGGTTGACTTGAAGAATTTGAGGGTTATCGGAGGTCCAAAGAGTGCAGTAGAGAAATATGCTGACTACTTCGTGGAGATCGATATCGGAGATAAAACTCCAAACGAAATATCCATAGAGATAGCCTCGAAGCTCGTGGAAATGGCAAAGGAGGATGAGAAATACATTGTCAGAAGCATATCCACACCAGACGAGATAATGAAGTTCCTGCCTCCAGGGAAGTCTAGGATTAAGTGA
- a CDS encoding polyprenyl synthetase family protein encodes MSFNWLKDEISKRSEIIESAIKELLPVKDPEGLYVATRHLFKAGGKRLRPVLSLVVSEALNRDYRKILPSAVAIETIHNFTLIHDDIMDQDEMRRGVKTVHNMWGEPVAILAGDTLFSEAFYLMTFCDVDKENLIRGVRTLADVCVKICEGQYLDMSFEEREKVSEEEYIEMVTKKTSVLIAASCALPAILFGEDEEVIQSLWDFGIYSGIGFQIHDDVLDLVGRDKTGKDWASDILEGKKTIITIKAFEQGRLPEIFGKGKASTEEIEDAVKILEEIGAISYASNLAEKYIEMAKEKLNVLPNSNAKRVLEGIADYFVKREY; translated from the coding sequence ATGAGCTTCAACTGGCTTAAAGATGAAATTTCAAAAAGATCAGAAATAATAGAATCGGCCATAAAGGAATTGCTCCCGGTTAAGGATCCTGAAGGATTGTATGTTGCAACAAGGCACTTATTCAAGGCTGGAGGAAAGAGATTAAGGCCTGTCCTCTCTCTGGTAGTTTCTGAGGCTCTGAACAGAGACTACAGGAAAATTCTGCCATCTGCAGTTGCAATAGAGACCATTCACAACTTCACGCTGATACACGACGACATCATGGATCAGGATGAGATGAGGAGAGGTGTTAAAACCGTCCATAACATGTGGGGAGAGCCTGTAGCGATTCTAGCAGGAGATACTCTCTTCTCAGAGGCTTTTTATCTGATGACCTTCTGTGATGTAGATAAGGAGAACCTGATAAGGGGGGTCAGAACGCTTGCGGATGTGTGCGTTAAGATCTGCGAGGGGCAGTATCTGGACATGAGCTTTGAGGAGAGAGAGAAAGTTTCTGAAGAGGAGTACATCGAGATGGTAACCAAGAAAACTTCCGTACTGATTGCAGCTTCATGCGCTCTTCCGGCCATACTTTTTGGCGAGGACGAGGAAGTCATACAGTCGCTCTGGGATTTTGGAATATATAGCGGAATTGGCTTTCAGATCCACGATGATGTGTTAGATCTCGTTGGCCGGGACAAAACCGGCAAAGACTGGGCGAGCGATATTCTTGAAGGGAAGAAGACAATCATAACGATAAAGGCCTTCGAACAGGGAAGGCTGCCAGAGATATTCGGAAAAGGAAAGGCATCGACTGAGGAAATTGAGGATGCTGTTAAGATTCTCGAAGAGATAGGAGCGATCTCCTATGCATCGAATCTGGCGGAAAAATACATAGAAATGGCGAAGGAAAAGCTAAATGTACTTCCCAATTCAAATGCAAAAAGAGTACTCGAAGGCATTGCTGATTATTTCGTGAAAAGAGAGTACTGA
- a CDS encoding histone deacetylase, whose translation MVTGIVYHKKYLEHEQSPTHPERKERLAYTMDQLIEEGIFDNPRIKLIEPFEASIDDVLTVHTKEYVEFLRKRK comes from the coding sequence ATGGTTACCGGTATAGTTTATCACAAGAAGTATTTGGAGCATGAACAGAGTCCAACCCACCCGGAGAGGAAGGAGAGGTTGGCGTATACAATGGATCAGCTAATCGAAGAAGGAATATTCGATAACCCAAGAATAAAGTTGATTGAACCGTTTGAAGCGAGTATTGATGATGTTCTGACAGTACATACAAAGGAGTATGTCGAGTTTCTGAGAAAAAGAAAGTAA
- a CDS encoding glutamate--tRNA ligase: MNIREVVLKYVVINASKYGRADFKAVMGKVMSEVPELRSKAKEVVDIVQEVIKEFDSLPEEKKLELFEQYKEEKKERKKEIALPPLQSAEKGRVVMRFAPNPNGPPTLGSARGMIVNGEYARMYDGRLILRFDDTDPRTKRPMVEAYEWYLEDFEWLGYEPDETLYASKRIPIYYDYIKKLIEMEKAYACFCSREEFKKHRDSGTECPHRGLPAEDTMDVWEKMLAGEYREGEVVIRIKTDMQHKDPAIRDWVAFRIIYEEHPLTGDEYFVYPTLDFESAIEDHLNGITHIIRGKDLIDSERRQKYIYRYFGWEYPMTKHWGRVKIHEFGKLSTSSIKKAIEEGKFTGWDDPKLPTLRALKRRGFSPEAIKKFFISLGVSENDVSVSMKNLYAENRKIIDETANRYFFVENPVLIEIKGLEFDGEVDVPLSPKGGVRKLKGESRVYISSSDFNRFGDGEIFRLKDFCNVRVVSKEELIFEFADFELKNVKKGKNIIQWVPESQAVDCEVLGLERNYTGKAEINAVNDVGKVVQFERFAFCRIESFDGKLLAVFTHP; the protein is encoded by the coding sequence ATGAACATAAGAGAGGTTGTTTTGAAGTATGTAGTGATCAATGCGTCAAAGTACGGCAGGGCTGACTTCAAGGCTGTTATGGGGAAGGTGATGTCAGAGGTTCCAGAACTCAGAAGTAAGGCTAAAGAAGTTGTTGATATCGTTCAGGAAGTAATAAAGGAGTTTGATTCCCTTCCCGAAGAGAAAAAGCTGGAGCTTTTCGAGCAATATAAGGAGGAAAAGAAGGAAAGGAAAAAAGAGATTGCCCTGCCACCGCTGCAATCTGCTGAGAAAGGGAGAGTTGTCATGAGGTTCGCACCGAACCCAAACGGCCCTCCAACTCTCGGTTCTGCGAGGGGTATGATAGTTAACGGAGAGTACGCAAGGATGTATGATGGCAGACTCATTCTGAGATTCGATGACACAGATCCAAGAACCAAAAGACCAATGGTAGAGGCTTATGAATGGTATCTGGAGGATTTTGAGTGGCTTGGATATGAGCCAGATGAGACTCTGTACGCCTCGAAGAGGATCCCGATATACTACGATTACATAAAAAAACTAATTGAAATGGAGAAAGCCTACGCATGCTTCTGCAGCAGAGAGGAGTTCAAGAAACACAGAGACAGCGGAACTGAATGCCCTCACAGAGGTCTGCCAGCAGAGGATACAATGGATGTGTGGGAGAAGATGCTTGCAGGGGAATACAGAGAGGGTGAGGTTGTCATCAGGATAAAGACCGATATGCAGCACAAGGATCCGGCGATAAGAGACTGGGTAGCTTTTAGGATAATCTATGAGGAGCATCCATTAACAGGAGATGAGTACTTCGTGTATCCTACCCTCGATTTCGAGTCTGCTATAGAAGATCATCTAAACGGTATAACACACATAATAAGGGGAAAAGATCTGATAGACAGCGAGAGAAGGCAGAAGTACATTTACAGATACTTCGGCTGGGAGTATCCGATGACAAAACACTGGGGAAGGGTGAAGATTCACGAGTTCGGGAAGCTCTCGACGAGTTCGATTAAAAAGGCCATTGAAGAAGGAAAATTCACGGGATGGGATGATCCAAAGCTTCCCACCTTGAGAGCGTTGAAAAGGAGGGGTTTCTCTCCAGAGGCCATAAAGAAATTCTTCATATCCCTCGGAGTGTCAGAAAACGATGTATCTGTAAGTATGAAGAACCTTTACGCAGAAAATAGGAAGATTATCGACGAGACTGCGAACAGGTACTTCTTCGTTGAAAATCCTGTTTTGATTGAGATCAAGGGCTTGGAGTTCGATGGGGAGGTTGATGTCCCACTCAGCCCGAAGGGTGGTGTGAGAAAGCTGAAGGGAGAGAGTAGGGTTTACATCTCATCCAGCGACTTCAACAGATTCGGAGATGGGGAGATATTCAGGCTGAAGGACTTCTGCAATGTTAGGGTGGTTAGCAAGGAGGAGCTAATTTTCGAGTTTGCGGACTTCGAGTTGAAGAATGTCAAGAAGGGTAAGAACATAATTCAATGGGTTCCTGAAAGTCAGGCCGTTGACTGCGAGGTGCTCGGCCTAGAAAGAAACTACACGGGCAAAGCAGAAATTAACGCTGTAAATGATGTTGGGAAAGTTGTTCAGTTCGAAAGGTTTGCCTTCTGCAGAATAGAGTCCTTTGACGGGAAGCTCTTAGCAGTCTTTACACATCCATGA
- a CDS encoding hydantoinase/oxoprolinase family protein produces the protein MFIGIDVGGTNTDIAIIKDNEIKTIKIPNEEGFEGAFRRIPAEDIEKSRIAVSTSLPLNLLLSRSEQYPTLSIVVPGPGLNYEKFGKVVRGFVNHRGDVVEDIDEREIEEILKSSEYDNIAISSKFSVRNASIENKIFEIARKYCDERSIALSHYGGGMIFPYRINTAIINAKIIKTVYELTDTIKSLVGDFFYYKGDGGIIPYQIALRNPSELYNSSPAAVAVGAYFLTKERKALVIDIGGTTTDFVLIEDGLPKIVENIEFFGRKTLIRCVDSFSIPFGGDSAVENGKLKPGRIGKPIAFGGENFTLTDALNLEDSEIGDYRKSIEYAESHGIDSRAIDSFVEMIAKSIESMEAERIILTGYLSRYLAKRISRASKVSVIVPDHSESVNAVGVAVSRISLTMYVRYDTESGKAIYNGVVESCPFKLGSLPSDEEMMAYAEQKLIDVIKEQGYDVDEKVNVIYFNSYSVVRGGIKRGKIADIVVQIQPGISKELLW, from the coding sequence ATGTTCATTGGTATCGATGTCGGTGGAACGAATACAGATATCGCGATAATAAAGGATAATGAGATCAAAACGATCAAGATCCCCAATGAGGAGGGTTTTGAGGGTGCCTTCAGGAGAATACCCGCAGAGGATATTGAAAAAAGCAGGATAGCTGTGAGCACATCTCTACCGCTCAACCTTCTGCTCAGCAGATCTGAGCAGTATCCCACCCTCTCCATTGTTGTTCCCGGGCCGGGGTTGAACTATGAGAAGTTCGGAAAGGTTGTCAGGGGCTTTGTAAACCACAGAGGAGATGTTGTTGAGGATATAGACGAAAGGGAGATAGAGGAGATCCTGAAGAGCTCTGAGTACGACAACATTGCGATATCCTCCAAGTTCAGTGTAAGGAATGCGAGCATAGAGAACAAGATCTTCGAGATAGCCAGAAAATACTGTGATGAGAGATCCATAGCCCTGTCCCATTACGGAGGAGGAATGATATTCCCTTACAGAATAAACACGGCGATAATAAACGCCAAAATCATAAAAACCGTTTATGAGCTAACAGATACAATAAAATCCCTTGTTGGGGACTTCTTTTACTACAAGGGTGATGGTGGGATAATTCCCTATCAGATAGCCCTCAGAAACCCATCCGAACTTTACAATTCCAGCCCGGCGGCGGTGGCAGTTGGGGCTTATTTCCTGACCAAAGAAAGGAAAGCTCTGGTTATCGATATTGGCGGCACAACAACGGACTTCGTTTTGATAGAAGATGGACTTCCAAAAATAGTGGAGAACATCGAATTTTTTGGAAGGAAAACTCTGATAAGGTGTGTTGACTCATTTTCAATCCCGTTTGGTGGTGACTCTGCGGTTGAAAACGGAAAGCTGAAGCCGGGGAGGATTGGAAAACCCATCGCGTTTGGTGGAGAGAATTTCACGCTGACCGATGCCCTCAACCTCGAAGATTCAGAGATTGGCGATTACAGAAAATCAATCGAATACGCTGAAAGCCACGGAATCGACAGCAGAGCTATTGACAGCTTTGTTGAGATGATTGCGAAGAGCATAGAGTCAATGGAAGCTGAGAGAATAATACTGACCGGATATCTCAGCAGATATCTTGCAAAGAGAATTTCCAGAGCTTCAAAGGTTAGCGTCATAGTCCCAGACCACAGCGAGTCAGTTAACGCTGTCGGTGTTGCTGTGTCTCGCATAAGCCTGACGATGTATGTTAGATACGATACCGAAAGTGGAAAGGCTATCTACAACGGGGTTGTTGAAAGCTGTCCTTTCAAACTCGGCTCCCTGCCGTCTGATGAAGAGATGATGGCCTACGCTGAGCAAAAGCTGATAGATGTTATAAAGGAGCAGGGCTACGATGTGGATGAAAAGGTCAATGTGATCTACTTCAACTCCTACAGCGTGGTCAGAGGGGGAATCAAGAGGGGGAAGATTGCAGACATAGTCGTTCAGATTCAGCCCGGCATAAGCAAGGAGCTTTTGTGGTGA
- a CDS encoding DNA methyltransferase family protein: MIVEIKPTDFEKIDREVRFAQKKISEGLPKERIIRKIRRTILSKEDVFEIAKSRIKSREKFGNLSEKLFFDESGLRYSTPPVVSEYRAERLKSRAIADISCGVGAQLIFFAKKGRAMGVELDRKRAILAKLNLIAMGVDGLVVAGDALSDEVISIVKSFEAEVIFSDPARPPSMDVRTFDGLEPMPEMVLKRYEHITDKIAFELPPQMPPERIKLDGEKEYTSLDFRLNRLAFYRGELAECDVSAVTLPSMERVTDQDDRLAVDECDEVESMIHEVDYTIVKAGLLENLLGKYSFEAKLWLNDGRRVLLTSDRKSETEFMRDYEVIDTCRFSASEVNRRLKVLNAGKVTIRFAIDPKNYWSVRKKLEEGLAGEEWYHLFRKDSEAVIAKGLRKETIKEGKD; the protein is encoded by the coding sequence ATGATTGTAGAGATCAAACCCACAGATTTTGAAAAAATAGATAGGGAAGTTAGATTCGCTCAGAAGAAAATATCTGAGGGACTTCCAAAGGAAAGGATAATCAGAAAGATCCGAAGAACGATTCTCAGTAAGGAGGATGTATTCGAGATAGCGAAGTCGAGAATAAAAAGCAGGGAAAAGTTTGGCAACCTTTCAGAAAAGCTGTTCTTTGATGAATCCGGGCTGAGATACTCCACTCCACCGGTAGTCTCAGAATACAGGGCTGAAAGGCTCAAATCCAGAGCGATAGCTGATATAAGCTGCGGTGTGGGAGCTCAGTTAATATTCTTCGCGAAAAAGGGAAGGGCAATGGGTGTGGAACTCGACAGAAAGAGGGCCATACTGGCAAAGCTAAATCTGATTGCCATGGGTGTTGATGGGCTGGTAGTTGCGGGAGATGCTCTGAGTGATGAGGTTATAAGCATAGTAAAGAGTTTTGAAGCTGAAGTGATCTTCTCAGACCCGGCAAGACCACCATCCATGGATGTCAGGACTTTTGATGGTTTAGAGCCTATGCCCGAGATGGTATTGAAGAGGTATGAGCACATAACCGATAAGATCGCCTTCGAACTCCCCCCGCAGATGCCTCCTGAGAGGATAAAGCTTGACGGCGAGAAGGAGTACACATCCCTTGATTTCAGGTTGAACAGACTGGCGTTCTACAGGGGTGAGCTGGCTGAATGTGATGTTTCTGCTGTAACGCTGCCGTCAATGGAGAGGGTTACCGATCAGGACGATAGGCTGGCTGTAGATGAATGTGATGAAGTTGAAAGTATGATCCACGAGGTCGATTATACAATAGTTAAAGCCGGTCTGCTGGAAAACCTGCTTGGAAAGTACAGCTTTGAGGCCAAGCTCTGGTTGAACGACGGCAGGAGGGTTCTGTTAACTTCAGACAGGAAATCAGAAACAGAATTCATGAGGGACTACGAGGTCATCGATACATGCAGATTCTCCGCGAGTGAGGTGAACAGGAGGCTTAAAGTTCTGAATGCCGGCAAGGTGACAATAAGATTTGCCATAGACCCTAAAAACTACTGGAGTGTAAGGAAAAAACTCGAAGAAGGTTTAGCTGGAGAGGAGTGGTATCACCTCTTCAGGAAGGATTCTGAGGCTGTTATCGCGAAGGGATTGAGAAAGGAAACGATTAAAGAAGGAAAGGATTAA
- a CDS encoding multiprotein bridging factor aMBF1, which yields MECEVCGAELRGKPFKVIIEGSEVNVCKRCKSLGSEKPVERISQKDVKKVFLRKKSPRKKIEFEEELLENYNLIIKREREKRGWSQEVLAKKIQEKESLIRKIENAEITPETEVIEKLERLFNIKLREKVVEVKVNLNRKSLTPTLGDIVVIKKKKS from the coding sequence ATGGAATGCGAGGTCTGTGGTGCAGAGCTGAGGGGCAAGCCATTTAAGGTAATCATCGAAGGAAGCGAGGTAAATGTTTGCAAGAGGTGCAAGAGCCTCGGAAGCGAGAAGCCCGTGGAGAGGATCTCTCAGAAGGATGTTAAAAAGGTGTTTTTGAGGAAGAAAAGTCCTAGGAAAAAAATCGAATTTGAAGAAGAACTTCTTGAGAACTATAACCTGATAATAAAGAGGGAGAGGGAGAAGAGAGGCTGGAGTCAGGAAGTTCTGGCCAAAAAAATTCAGGAGAAGGAATCTCTTATAAGAAAGATAGAAAATGCCGAAATAACACCTGAAACCGAAGTGATTGAAAAGCTTGAGCGGCTTTTTAACATAAAGCTCAGGGAGAAGGTTGTGGAAGTGAAGGTAAACCTGAACAGGAAATCTCTAACCCCAACTCTCGGAGATATAGTTGTCATCAAAAAGAAAAAGAGCTGA
- a CDS encoding histone deacetylase family protein yields MDWDTNIPVGVFEIALLSAGGAIRAGKAVLEGEVDNCFAMIRPPGHHAKPYIGAGFCYLNNMAIMVKWLQKHGIRKIMILDWDAHHGDGTQEIFYYDDKVLFISTHQMPLYPGTGFPYECGAGDGEGYTINIPLPPGTSDDGYMMVIEEIIKPVAEEFEPEFIAVSAGQDNHFTDPITGLALTARGYAEIMREAVRLSEKYCDGRIVAVLEGGYSVESALPYTNLGIISAMAGLDISCIREPLNYLQELKFRRKESALKKLEDNINDVKKVHSKYWKCF; encoded by the coding sequence ATAGATTGGGATACCAACATCCCTGTTGGAGTTTTCGAGATCGCCCTCCTTTCTGCAGGTGGAGCGATAAGGGCTGGAAAAGCCGTTCTGGAAGGAGAGGTTGACAACTGCTTTGCGATGATCCGCCCTCCCGGGCATCATGCCAAACCGTACATAGGAGCAGGCTTCTGCTACCTCAACAACATGGCAATAATGGTGAAATGGCTTCAGAAGCATGGCATCAGGAAGATCATGATCCTTGACTGGGATGCACACCACGGAGATGGGACTCAGGAGATCTTCTACTATGATGACAAGGTTCTCTTCATCTCAACCCATCAGATGCCGCTCTATCCCGGAACGGGATTCCCATACGAGTGCGGTGCGGGAGATGGGGAGGGCTATACGATCAACATCCCGCTGCCCCCTGGAACATCGGATGATGGATACATGATGGTCATTGAAGAGATAATAAAGCCTGTTGCCGAGGAGTTCGAGCCAGAATTCATAGCTGTTTCTGCCGGTCAGGACAACCACTTCACAGATCCCATAACAGGACTGGCTCTAACTGCAAGAGGCTATGCTGAGATAATGAGGGAAGCTGTCAGGCTCTCGGAGAAATACTGCGATGGCAGAATTGTTGCCGTGCTGGAAGGAGGCTACAGTGTTGAGTCGGCACTTCCATACACAAATCTCGGGATTATCTCGGCGATGGCCGGGCTTGATATATCATGCATAAGGGAGCCGCTCAACTACCTGCAGGAGTTAAAGTTCAGGAGAAAGGAGAGTGCACTTAAAAAGCTGGAGGACAACATCAACGATGTGAAGAAAGTGCATTCGAAATACTGGAAGTGCTTTTAG